In the genome of Fulvivirga maritima, one region contains:
- the secG gene encoding preprotein translocase subunit SecG, with translation MITLVLSLIILASILLVLIILAQDSKGGGLTSQFGGAGASNMIGVKKTGDLLEKLTWGFAIAIIVLTLATNFLFTPAQGPIDEFRERANEQGAGSLPGQELLPAEEGQGTDAGSLEEIAPAEDSVE, from the coding sequence ATGATTACATTAGTTTTAAGTTTAATAATTCTAGCATCTATATTGCTTGTATTGATCATCTTAGCACAAGATTCAAAAGGCGGTGGACTTACCAGCCAATTCGGGGGTGCAGGAGCCAGCAATATGATTGGTGTTAAAAAAACAGGCGATTTATTAGAAAAGTTAACATGGGGCTTTGCCATAGCCATAATCGTTCTTACTCTCGCTACTAATTTCCTTTTCACTCCTGCTCAAGGACCTATTGATGAGTTTAGAGAAAGAGCTAACGAACAAGGTGCAGGTTCACTTCCTGGACAAGAGCTGTTACCAGCTGAAGAAGGACAAGGAACTGACGCAGGATCTCTTGAAGAGATTGCTCCAGCTGAAGATTCAGTAGAATAA
- a CDS encoding LptE family protein, translated as MIILPAFSLAGCGVYSFTGANITAETISIQQFYNDAEGGPPDMPQTFTNKLKDYYLSNTNLGMVDEDGELQLEGSITGYRLTPIAPTASDNDVLGGNTSALTRLTITVQVTYVNTEDDQFNFENKSFSFYSDFDSDQNLTAIEATLLDEIFDQIILDIFNASVANCNF; from the coding sequence ATGATAATCCTGCCCGCTTTTTCATTGGCAGGATGTGGTGTTTATTCATTTACAGGCGCTAATATCACGGCAGAGACCATTTCTATTCAGCAATTTTATAATGATGCTGAAGGCGGACCTCCTGATATGCCACAAACCTTCACTAACAAGCTAAAAGACTACTACCTTTCTAACACCAACCTTGGTATGGTAGACGAAGATGGTGAACTACAGCTAGAAGGATCCATTACAGGATATAGACTAACACCTATTGCACCTACAGCTTCTGATAATGACGTTTTGGGAGGTAACACTTCCGCGCTTACCAGACTAACTATAACGGTTCAGGTTACTTATGTAAATACTGAAGACGATCAGTTTAACTTTGAGAATAAATCATTCTCATTCTATAGTGATTTTGATAGTGATCAAAATCTTACCGCTATTGAGGCCACACTACTTGATGAGATCTTTGACCAGATAATTTTGGATATATTCAATGCCTCGGTTGCCAATTGTAATTTTTAA
- a CDS encoding sigma-54 interaction domain-containing protein has translation MVESEIQSIKQRFGIIGNSSLLNHAIQVAMQVAPTDMSVLITGESGSGKESFSKIIHHLSPRKHNQFIAINCGSIPEGTIDSELFGHEKGSFTGAHEARKGYFEVTSGGTIFLDEIGEMPIGTQARLLRVLENGEFIKVGSSKVLKTDVRVVAATNVNLMKSVDEGKFREDLYYRLSTVPIYVPPLRDRGNDIELLFRKFATDFAEKYKVKPIALTEDAKETLLQYRFPGNIRQLKNLTEQISVLSSEDKLITKETLLKYLPGNNNQLPALYQDPEKSNQHISERDLLYKVLFDMKKDMNDLKKFVLEALQTEGSAHQVIEDHSELFENLDNNSLHHQKSVIPDEPVLLNINSDHSQYDDDASEIQDITHETEEDDSLSIEKKEKELIIKALMKNNNKRKYAAKDLGISERTLYRKIKQYELEDL, from the coding sequence ATGGTTGAATCTGAAATTCAGAGTATAAAACAACGATTTGGTATAATAGGAAATTCTTCCTTGCTCAATCATGCCATACAAGTAGCTATGCAAGTAGCCCCTACTGATATGTCTGTACTTATTACAGGTGAAAGTGGTAGTGGTAAAGAATCTTTCAGTAAAATAATCCATCACCTCAGCCCCAGAAAGCATAACCAGTTTATAGCTATCAACTGCGGTTCTATACCAGAGGGAACGATAGACTCAGAGCTTTTTGGTCATGAAAAAGGCTCTTTTACAGGTGCACATGAAGCCCGGAAAGGCTATTTTGAAGTCACTAGTGGCGGTACCATATTTCTTGATGAGATTGGGGAAATGCCCATTGGCACACAAGCCAGGCTTTTAAGGGTTTTAGAAAATGGAGAATTTATAAAAGTTGGCTCATCAAAAGTACTGAAAACGGATGTTAGAGTAGTAGCTGCTACTAACGTTAATCTGATGAAATCTGTAGATGAAGGCAAGTTTAGAGAAGACCTTTATTACAGACTAAGCACAGTGCCTATTTATGTGCCGCCTTTGAGAGATCGTGGTAATGACATAGAACTCCTTTTTAGAAAATTTGCTACTGATTTTGCTGAGAAATATAAGGTAAAGCCAATCGCTCTTACTGAAGATGCTAAAGAAACTTTACTTCAATACAGGTTTCCTGGTAACATCAGGCAATTGAAAAATTTAACTGAGCAGATATCTGTACTCTCTTCTGAGGATAAACTCATCACTAAAGAGACGCTTTTAAAATATCTGCCAGGCAATAACAACCAGCTTCCAGCTCTTTATCAAGATCCTGAAAAGAGTAATCAGCACATTTCAGAAAGAGACCTATTATATAAGGTGCTTTTTGATATGAAAAAGGATATGAACGATTTGAAAAAATTCGTTTTGGAAGCGCTTCAGACAGAAGGATCAGCACATCAGGTTATAGAAGATCACAGCGAATTGTTCGAAAACCTTGATAATAACAGCTTGCATCATCAGAAGAGCGTGATCCCTGATGAACCTGTGCTTCTGAACATAAATTCTGATCATAGTCAGTATGATGATGATGCATCTGAAATTCAGGACATCACTCATGAAACAGAAGAAGATGATTCTCTTTCTATCGAAAAGAAGGAAAAAGAACTGATTATTAAGGCTTTAATGAAAAACAACAATAAAAGAAAGTATGCTGCGAAAGACCTCGGGATTTCGGAACGAACTTTGTATAGGAAAATCAAACAATACGAACTTGAGGATCTTTAA
- a CDS encoding chorismate-binding protein, with product MGYFTPEGDFDFNVVIRSLLYNASNSTLSFQVGSAITYDAIPEKEYDECLLKAKAILEILGNPTIKVK from the coding sequence ATGGGCTACTTCACTCCTGAAGGTGATTTTGATTTTAATGTTGTCATTAGGAGTCTGCTATATAATGCCTCTAACTCTACCCTCTCATTTCAGGTAGGCAGTGCCATTACTTATGATGCTATTCCTGAAAAAGAATATGATGAATGCCTGCTAAAAGCCAAGGCTATCCTGGAAATACTAGGCAACCCAACAATAAAAGTAAAATAA